The following is a genomic window from Peromyscus maniculatus bairdii isolate BWxNUB_F1_BW_parent chromosome 22, HU_Pman_BW_mat_3.1, whole genome shotgun sequence.
agtaggtctcttttcgcgaagctgggacagcaggaggaagggtgagattttagctctgagctctgacctctcggctttctcttttacattgtttctgtgtttcttatttaataagacggttggttacatcaataggaAATGTTGTGGTatataccttcaatcccagcactctggatgtggaggcaggaggatgaaaaattcaaagttatccttgactacatatttgagattttcatacaacatattttgaacatattcaccaCCTCCACCCAGCTTCTCCCATAACCACCCTCCCATTCATTCCAAATAAACCTTAACATTTCGTTCTGTCTTTTTTTGAATTTCTCCATTGAATGTAGTTTGTGTTGCCCCTTTATTCTTGGAAATGGGGCCTGCCTTGGTGTGTGGTCACTGTTTCCTTGATGTTATCTTCGATCTCTGATTCCTACACTCTTTCTGAtattttttctgagaaaatgacccctggagggagaggtgtaaTATATAGGTGCCATTTAGAAATGAGCATTcaacagtctcttattctctgtgtgtTGACCAATTAGGGAGGCCCTgtctggttgtttttgttttcaaaaaaaatttaagtatatttattttattttaggtgtatggctgttttgcttgtatgttgaaccatctctccagcccccagcccctcttttaaaaaagatcttaCTAGGCACACATGGTGACACATCTTCGATCCCAACACTAAAGAATCTGCAGAAGGCTGGGCATGCACTTTTAATCCCTACGCTGTGCTACATCCTTGGGCCTCCTCTTCAATTTGTTGTTATTACTGTTGGGGGGTGTTATTTGgggatttcttgtttgtttgtttgtttgtttgtttgtttatgagatACTATActactttgtagacctggctagcttggaacttttatgtagagcaggctggccttttCACAGAGATTagacagcttctgcctcccaaatattgggattCAAGATTAAACATTCCTggcttgttttagtttttgagacagggtctcatgtggtaCAGGCTAGTATTGAATTCTAtttatagctgaagatgaccttgaactcctgactttcctgcctctacctcccagtgctgggatgacaagtgtaCTACCTCAGATGGTTTATGTGGTTCTAGGGACCAAAACtatggctttgtgcatgttatGTGAGCAGTCTACTAAGTGgcatccccagcccctctttctcagttttaatttaattttattatttatttatgcatatgtgtgtagctTTGTGAGTACAAGTGCCAGCAGAAGATGACATCCaattcccaggaactggagttatagatatttGTAAGCAGCCATGTAAactaaggtcctctgcaagagttcaacctctgagccatctctccagcccccccccccatctttctcAGTTTCTAAATGTCTTCTATCTTCTTTGCCTATAGTGGCACATGTAGATTCTTGGTTTACCTAAAAATACACTGCATATAAAGTCTACAGTTGCTTGACTCAATAAGCATCTTTTGAAAGGTTAAATGTATAGAGATCTGAGATCTAAGTTCTACTTTACCATCTATCCCAAAGTCTATCCTCCAATGATCACCAGAAAGAGATGTTGTACCTTCCCCAATATAACTAGCTGTTCTatcctgcagagaagctccttaaGCCAGAAGGTCAACAATTCAaagtagcttcaggaagtccctgaaactgaccagattacCAGGCACCCCCCTGCCAGAGTAAACAATACAGGTTGTTGAGATTTACTTTCAGAATAGCCAATCTGCAAATTGGCTATTTGCAGCCTGGAAGAGGTTCAGACCACCCAGCAGCCTGGAAGAGGTTcagaccaactgagtcacttggaaaggacattctccaacatgttgagctgcctgcaggctatgcagtgtgctccaggttcccagtttttgtgagctgtcacacaTTAAAGGGTAGGCATTGGTGATGCAGTTGtcattgagtcatttctgcttctgtaagtaaccccaataaaactatTGGATCACCAAGGTGGGCTCCCTATCTAAGGTGAGTAAACGTGTTGTGTCTCCCTAGAAAAGTATTGTCATACAACAGCACCTACTACAGAAGCATGAgtccctgagttcagatcccaagatACTAGGTAAATGCCAGGTAGGCAATATGGCCCTCCTGTAATTTCAGCCTCAGATGGTGGAGACagaggatccccagagcaagatTAGCCATATTGGTGAGATCTGGGTTTTATTGAGGTTCTGGCTCATTGAACAAGGACGAAGAGTCATGGAGGATTATTCCCAATatcaacctccagcctccacatgcacaagcaACCAGGTACACATGTACCTACATGAAAACCCTCCACAAACATGTATGCACGTATACATGTACCAcacatataaaaatggaaaaataaatattcatcagTGACATCAGAAACCACGTTTTCTCTCTCACACGGTCTATAGGACCCACCCAAGTTctctttctgacctccatattACATCTTCATTCTGTTTCCATAAGGCAGAGAGATCTCCTAACTGTTGCTCATCAAAGGGaaacttgtttcttgccagctcaGTATATCTGTGTCAGCTTCCCATAGTACTCTGTTTCCCCAGGCATCAAGGCACAGCTCAAGTCACTCCCTCAGACAGGCTTCCCTGACACATCATTTCCACAGCACATTGTTTGCTTTCATATCTCACAGGCTAGCTAGATCCAAGATCATTTCTCTGCTGTCCTTGATTTATTGTCACTCCAGTTTCAGTAGTTGACTCCAGTCTTCTAAGAGCAGCACTAAGTCCCTTCCTGGCACTTAATATGAAATTAAGGGAAGTAGGATGGGCAGGAAACCTCACTGCACTGCACCAATACACTTAGGATTCATGTTCAAACTTTGCTACTTGTGGGATTTACCTGTTCACTAAACCTGAAGGTCCATAGTTAGGGTGGTTCCCAAATTGGGCTATTacaacagattctttttttttaattcttttttacatttatttgtattttatgtatattggtgttttgcccacatgtatatctgtgtgagggtgttggatcccctggaacaggagttacagacagttgtgagcagccatgtgggtgctggaaattgaactggagtcctctggaagaacagcagtgctcttaaccactgagccatctctccagccccaacagatTCATTCTTACTGCACACTGGATGCGCTGAAAAATATGGAGCTTgctaggaagatggctctgtGCAGACACAAGGGACCAGTGTTCAGACCCACAGCACTGTAAATGAGGAagagtttggatccctggcacTCCTTGGGTGGGAGACACAGCAGCTACCTGTAATTggggcacttgggaggtagacacAGAGTATCTTCCAGCAAGCCAGACTAGTgggtgagctccagcttcagtgagagacgtTGCCTCAGGAAATtaagtggagagcaactgaggaagacagtgTTTACTTTGGGCCTCCACATTCACCTGCTCacatctgtgcacacatacattcacttgcatatgtatatgtatattactaaggatgtagcttagtttgtagagtgtttgcctagcatacatgaaaaCTCTGGGTTCGATACCTAGTACCGCCTAAAATCTGGTGTGGTAGCTTCCAAATTCAAGGTCAAACTCTGTGTAAGAACAGACTGTCAATTTCCAGTTAAAAGTAAGCCCAATCATAAGCATAGAGTGTGGAAACACTCATCTGTCATCCGAGTACTtgaaggctgaggaggaaagaCTTAAGAGTTAGAGGTCAACCTGATCTAgtatacaaaaaaaagaaaaagtgcctTTTTGCCTTTCCAGAGTTGGTTATGGGGCCTGCAGGAAAAAGATAAAGGTGCCCATTTTGCAGACAAGGACgctgaggcctggagagattTCTCATGTAGGATCTTTGCCTTCTGCTTTTACAATTATGCTTACAAACTCTCACCTGCCTAAGAACAGCAGTCTAAgctcagtcccctcctcctagagaGGCGCCCAGGATTAGGCCACGCCCCAGATCTCGCGAGATCTGAGAAGCGGAAAAAATGGCGCCGACGTGATCGAGAGCTCGCGTCGCCGAGGAAGTCTCCCCTGCTGCAGCCGGAGCCATCGAAGGCACGGGAACCAGAGGTCGAACTGAGTGGAGGATGGTGAGCGCGGCACCCGGCACGCGGGCGCGGAGAAGCAGCGGGTATTGACAGGGAGCGGTCCTGCGGCGCGCACCCCCTCCAGCCGACCCCGCCCCCACATCCGGGTTCCCTCCCGCCGCTGACTGTCACTTAGCGAGCGGTCTGCTTTGCTTGAGCCACGCCCACTCTGCTCGAGTTCAGCCCCTAAACTTCACACATCCTGGCCCCGAGCATCTCCGAGATCGTCTGTCTGCACAGCTCTAGTTCGGCCGGCATTCCCCATCATCACACAATCCACTCTAGGCCTTGTGGCATTTTCCAAGTTGCTCCCAGGCCGGACCCTCGCCCTCTCCCCTAGGCCACGCCTTCACCCTGTGGTGCCTCTCTCCTCCCAAAGGTAAAGAATAagggatgctgatgctgatgctctTTTATGCATAATCCCTGATATATACCTCCTTCTGCAGTTGGAATtaggagacagctcagtctgCCCTTATCTCCCTTAACGCATCTTTCTGGTGACTCAGAAAGTGAAATGGTTGGGTAATATctggtgggagtgggagggagttAGAAACCCTGAGTCTTGTGGACCTTTGAAGTGGAAAGACTTCCCTCTGTCCTAGGCACACTCTGATCCCAGCCTTATTCTAGCCACTTATTGCACCAGGAGGAACCGTCCAAGCCCAGTCCGGACATGCTAGCCACTGCAGAGTCCAGCTCCAGTGAGACTGACAAGGAGGTGGTGTCTCCAGATGTGACAGCTACagccactttctcttctgtgggGGAGTCAGGTCCTAACCCCACAGCCATACCACCAGTGTGGGACCGTGGAGGACCTCCGCAGCAGGTTGCTACCCCAGCCGTAGACAGCTGCCAGCCTGGCTCAGCCAGCACAGGTGTGGGGACCAATGAGGACCTGAGGTTGCCCAGACGACGTCCTCCACCAGGTGATCTGTGATGGGGACTTCATAGGTCCTTTGATAGGACTGAGATGGTGCAGTCTAGGGGAATTCCTCACCATTTACTGAGCATCAAGTCTATGTCAGGTGTAGCAACCAAACCTATCCAGCCTTTCCAGGCAATTTATTCTagcagtggggaggagctagTTCACGGCTTTGGGAATGGGGAGAAGGTCTGTAAGGAAAAATTGATGATACCCATTTATCCTGTAGGGAAACAGATACCCTGCTCTAGCCCTggctgctgcctcagtttccccagcattCGTGATCTGGCACAGCATCTCCGTAcccactgcccacccacacaGTCACTGGAAGGTAGGATGAAGGCTGGTGATAGTGAGGAAGATAGGGTGGAAGACAGCCCCCAGGGTCAGTCTTAACCATCCCACTCCACACCTGCCCTTCATCCCTACCAGGCAAACTCTTCCGATGCTCAGCCCTGAGCTGCACTGAGAGTTTCCCCAGCATGCAGGAGCTGGTAGCCCACGGCAAGCTGCATTACAAGCCCAACCGCTACTTCAAGTGAGGCCCTGACCTTCCTTCCCCTCTATTGATTCCAGATCTTTAGCCCcttcctagtgtgtgtgtggaggaggggtgggttCGGAACATAAGCATGGCCTGGGAAACCAGCCCCAGCAGTGCATGGAAGGCCGATGTGAATAGGAGTAAGTCACTCTGGCTGAAGGCTCAGCTGAAGCAGCAGGGTATACATGCTGTGGTTCTGTCTCACTTCTTACTGGTAAACTGGGCACCCAAGTAAAATTGAAGCCTGAGGCTCCGAGCTGGAGAGGTAGGGAAGGATCAAGACTTCAGTAAGGGAGAGTGTGTAGGGCAAGCTCCTTCATTTGAGCACAGAGTTACAGAGATttcaacctagatacccttctcATATCCTGATCCCTGGGGAGCAATGGATAGGCCCCTTCCTGTTGCCCAGGACATAGTCCAGCCCTGTGCCTACCTCCAGGTGTGAGAATTGCCTCCTGCGCTTCCGCACTCACCGATCGCTCTTCAAGCATCTTCATGTTTGTGCAGAGCATGCTCAGAGCCCAGCCCCGCCACCACCCCCTGCCCTGGACAAAGAGCCACCTGTGCCCGAGCGCCCCCCAGAATCCGACCCTTCGTCTACTCTGAGCCTGCCATTCCCACTACTTGAGCCTTTCACCTCTGCCCCCACTGGGCCGTTCCTTCCCTACTTGAATCCTGCGCCCTTTGGCCTGAGTCCCCCGAGACTGCGCCCATTCCTGGCTGCTgctccaggaccaccagcctccAGCACTGCCATCTGGAAAAAGAGTCAAGGTGAGTATGGGAGCCAGTTGCCTGCAAAGCTGGTTGGACCTATCCCTCTTCTGAACTTGACCTATCTTTTTCCTGAAGGTGCTGCTGGAAGTCCCAGAAGACCTCAGGGTGGCTCTGATGCGCCCTCAGGTGGGTGCAGGTGACCACCAAGGCAGGGTGGAGGGGCCTTCATTCCTATGTCCTGCATGGGCCCTGTGAATGCTTGGAAGCAGCAGTGCCTGTCCTttaaaatacatgatttttacctttaaaaagacTGGCACCTATGCCTTCATCTGCGCCGGCCTTCCTGTGTAAAACTTGCGCCTTTTCCATATCTGAGTGGTCCTTTATGTGGAGGTCCAGGGATGGGAGTCAGACTGCCTTCAGTGATTGGCAGTCAAACCCAGGAGAAAGGATCCAACCTCCCTGGACCCTGGAAGCTGAGGGGGATGGACATAGGGAAAAGTCTCATCTGCACTGGTCAACATCCACCATCCCTGGTGGAAAGGTCCTCTGGGGTGAAACCCCGGACTAACcgtggcctgcctgcctgcctgcctgcctgcagggTACGTGGCCCCCAGCTGCATCGTGTGGGAACACACGCGTGGCCGCTACTCGTGCATGCAGTGTGACTTCTCCACGGCCTCACGGCCCGCCATGACACTACACCTCCAGGACCACCGCCCCGGCGCCCCCACAGCCCCGGCGCCTGGGTCCCTTCATGCCAAAATCCAGGCGAGTAAGGCTGAGGAATGCTCAGGCATGGAGCTAGAGGCAAGGGGTGAGGCCCAAGCTCAGCTGCCCcctcctcaactccacaaaaACCCAACCTCATTTGCTCCTGGGGTGTCACAACTGTCAGAGGGGGAGCGTCCCATTTTCTCACAGCTTTGAACCAGCTGTGTTGGGCTGGGTGGAAGGGCCTGCAAAGATTATTTTGTAatctgaggagggaggggacaatAAAAGAGGCAAGatgagccagcctgagctgtgtcTTGGGTCCCTTGCCCCTCAGATAAggttttacttttatgtttttattttatgtgtgtatgtgtgcgtacacgtgtgtatacacatgaatgcaatgcccatggaggtcagaaaagggtatgAGATTCCCAGTCTCTTATGAGCTGccaacctgagtgctgggaaccaaacatgagtctcctgcaagagcagaaCGAAGGTGAGCTCTTAACGACTgagccctcttctgccctcccctcAAATAAGCAGTAGGCTGCCACCTACTGGGTCTAGGGTGCTCACACACCATGGGAGGGGGACTTAGAATTAGCTTCACAGGACCTGACCCCCTCAGCACTCCTGTCAATGTCTACCTGGCACTTCAGCCCTGGAATCCAGGTCTCCACCTCAGTGCCACCCTAGTCAGCTATAGGTAGGGACAGCCAGTGCCCACCATTCTGTTCCACAACTTCCAGAAACCAGATAGGATAGAATTTTTCAGGTGCTTTTCctttactgaaaaacaaaaaacaggcagaggcaggtagatctctgtgagtttgaggccagcctaatctacagagccagggctgcacagaaactctgtctcgaaaaatagtaacaaaaagtgggaccagtaagatggctcatcATGTTCAGGTGCTTGCCCAtgcaaccctgatgacctgagtttgatcccagaaccctCAGTGGGGTGGGAAAGAAAATCATCTCTCTATAGTTGTCCTCCTAAagcatagtagcacacacctttaatcccagcatttggcaggcagaggcaggtagatctctttaaATTCAAGGCTTGATCTAAGGGACAAGTTCTGGCCAGGCTGTACAGTAAAACAGTCAGGAAAAAAGCTccaaggcatggtggtacatccgagtacttgggaagcagacctGCAAGGATCACTTAACTTCAAGGCCAACTACATAAGCAAGACcgtctcaaaaattttttttcggggtggggagcgggggaatttttcaagacagggtttctctgtgcctgtccaggatcttgctctgtagaccatactggccttgaactcacagagatctgcctgtttctgcctcactAGTTCTTGGttttaagggcgtgtgccacccccacccctggcttaaagagccttttttttttttttggtttgtttttttttttttcgtgacagggtttctctgtgtagctttgcacctttcctggaactcactctgtaaccaagGCTaagccttgaactcgcagagatccacctgcctctgcttcccgagtgctgggatcaaaggcgtgcgccgccgtcacctggcttgttttcttttttaagcatcAAGAATTATGAAGGCGCTGGGCAGTGGTCGTGCactgcctttgatcccagcactcgggaggcagccttggctacagagtgagttccaggaaaggcacaaagctacacagagaaaccctgtcttgaaaaaaaagaggaaggcagTGTGGGAAGCTAGATCTAAGTAAGCTCTGAGCTATCGTGGATAGAGCCCCGATTCTGAGGACAAAGGGTTCACAGGGAAAGGAACGCCTTCGTGGCTGTAGTTGAGGGGTGGGCAGGACAGGATGGAGAACTAAACTTGATCCTCATCCGTTCAGTTTGCAGATCCTCTTCTGCTGCTGGCTTCTGCCCCAGCCCCAGATCTGGAGAATTTGAGGTCCCTGTTTGACAATGTACCAaggatggggatgtagctcagtacagtgcttgcctagcatgcacaaagccctgggttctatccccagcaccagatAAACCAGGAGTGCTGATGCAGGCATGCATTTCCAGAACTGGGCAGGAGTGGAGAGTCGGGTCTGGAGGATCAGAAATACAGGGTCATCCCAGCTACATATGGAATACAtaatgcgcacacacacacaaagagaaaatgtggtgCCTTGCTTCTGTTCCAGCCCAGAGCCAGAAAGGCCATGCCTCTTGGATATAGAATTCTGTCCAGTTCTTTGTTCAGCCATCACTGGGAGGATATTACCTGTCTAGCTCAGGCATCTTCTACTGCAGTCGGAGCATCCATAGAAGCAGTCTTTCACCAGTGCTCCTCACTGGCCCCTACTACTGTCTGGATAATACTCCTGTTCTTAGGGTGGAGAGATGTTATACTAGGTAGAAGCAAGATCCCAGTtcagattcctagcacccattttaaaactgggcatggtggcatgtgtctgtaacccgGCACTACAGAGACTTAGTGGacagctagtctagctgaaacAGTTAACAGTGAGTTCCattgaaagaccttgtctcaaaagaaagtgaAGTGACTGAGGAAGGCATCCTATGTTAACTATCCTGTCTGGACTCCACATGTGTGGGCTTGATTATGTGtaccccacctcccccccccacacacaatacacatgaacacagatTCTAGTTTTAGTAGCCCATGGGGCTTCTCAAGCCTCCCCATCTTCTATGGTGGTACTCTTTATAGCTGCCGCTTCTGGGAAAcaatctggaaaagaaaaacccaccCCACTCTGTCCCACTCAGCACTCCCTTGTATCCTAACTCTAAATCAGAATTATCCTTTATCACCTCTTTGTCCTGGTATCTGTAGCCAAGATACCACTCACCTGCTAAGCTGGGTTCCTCTAGGCCCTACATCCCTGTCACAGCCCTCCTGTCTTCTCTTCACCAAACTTCACAGTTTGTAGGATCTAGAGAATGAAGTACAACAGCCATACTTTTGGTTTTGAATGAGTGAGTTTATTAAaccaaagtaaaagaataaatagcaagTGATTAATGGGAAGTGGAAGGGGGTAAGAGACAGGGACCCAGGACCTCCTGGCTAGCCAGGTTAGCCAAAAGAGTGAgcttcaggttctgtgagagactttgtctcaaaaactaacttggagaatagaggaagacaccagtgGCAACCTTGAGTCTCTGCAAacacgcacacatacgcacacaagGCAAGGCCAGGCCTTCTCTGGGGGGCCTTCCAGCCTGTCTTCACTTAGGGTCAGAAGATTGGAGGACAGAGAGGGCAGAACCTTGTAAGCCTATCTGACATGGAGGGATTCAGAAGCACCTCTAGGGAGGAAGCAATTCTTGCCTAGAGTCAGACATGCCTTTGTTGAAGCCCCAGTCAGCGAGTGAGTTGAGGCAACAGCTCTAGATGACCACAGGGATAGATAAGGATTAGCAGAGCATACTTGGGTGACGACTGGCTGGGGACCAGGCTGGGGCAGCAGGTGCATGACCCACTTAGTCACCCCACAGGAAGCCTCTGGTCTCATCCCAGGTGCTGACCTGGAGTGAGGGGATATCATTTCCTAGAGGGCCTTCTCACACTTTGGGGAGACTAGGAGATTTGGAAAATGTCTGCTCAGTGATTCCCATCCCAGGAACTGAGTATTGGGGATCAGATACCAGGGAGCTACAGAATTTCCACTGCATCCAATTCACTGCCCAAACCACCTGCCTATCCTCCCTGATTTACACATGCCCAACCTTTGCTTTTCTGGAAAGCTTGCTGAACTGCCCTCACCCCACCACCTGCTCCTTTTGAACTCCCATAATCCCCAAACTCAAGCTGGGATCCTACAGAGTATTCTGCCCTCAACTCCtagatacccccccccccaaaaaaaagaggtttcttagtgcctcagctttccaacaagAAGCACTGTAAACCGTCTGTGTGGGAGAAGAGCAGCACATTCCTGCACAGCTGCTCAGAGATTGAAGTTGACTGAGTAACTCCTGGAGACTTACTTGTCTGCAGGGCAAGGTGATGGGCCACCACTAGGCAAATATCCACCAGCAGTTTTGTCACCTGAGAGACACCAAATTGCTTATTACCCCGGCTAAAAGAAGTGGAGATTGGCCACGGTCCTGGATCCCAGCTTTTACATCTCAGCAACCTGGACCACACTGCTTCAGGCACACCGTGTTCATTTCTTTGGCCCTCAATCATTTCAGGCCTCTGACCCCATAGTTCAGTTAGGGCCACCTGGTCATGGTCATGCAGGCCACATGCAGAGTGTAAGACCCCTGGTGCTGGGAACTTACAGACCACCCTGCATGTGCCCCTGCTCAGTCTACCAGGCTCCACAGAGTGGTTAGCCTGGGGGATCCCCAGCTGTCATTTAGACCTTTAGCTTGTGCTGGCCTTGAGTGCCTACAGTGTGCTTCTCAACCAATATGTTTgtgttatgtgcatgtatgtgtgtgtgtgtgtgtatataacagaagacagctgtgaAGTTGGTTCTTCCTCTCCAccttacatgggttccaggaattgaacttgggtcatcgaGCTTAtatagcaagtgtctttaccaccaccaacaccaccaacaccacccccagccatctcactggcccattgTTTTCTGTTGTGAGACTGGGTCTTCACTCAATTACCAAACCTGAATTGAACTTGTGATCCACCTGCCTTACCCTCcacagtagctgggattataggtgtggctTCTTTTATATCCCTACCTCTGACTCCATTCACCAAGATTCTGGAAACTCAAAAAACACAGACTTGGTTATCCCTGTCTACCTGGGACTCCTGTAAAAGCAGATCAACCTCTGGGAACTATGACCCAATATGAAATACACAGGCATCAGAATCTTGATGCTGTGTACTAAAATAAAGGAGGCTTGTCTCCCTGTTTGAGCTTTCTGTTTAAATAAGCTTATGAAACCTCAACTGGTTCATTCCCAAGAGTTATACATGTTCTTGCTATTCCATCAGTCTCATACCACCCAATAGCAGACTTGTCACCTAAAccaaaacatgtattttttaagACTGGGTTTAAACCAGGATGGCATCAAACGATGGgactttctgatcctcctgtctttacctcccaagcactggtttttgtttgttttgttttt
Proteins encoded in this region:
- the Znf414 gene encoding zinc finger protein 414, whose amino-acid sequence is MEEPSKPSPDMLATAESSSSETDKEVVSPDVTATATFSSVGESGPNPTAIPPVWDRGGPPQQVATPAVDSCQPGSASTGVGTNEDLRLPRRRPPPGKQIPCSSPGCCLSFPSIRDLAQHLRTHCPPTQSLEGKLFRCSALSCTESFPSMQELVAHGKLHYKPNRYFKCENCLLRFRTHRSLFKHLHVCAEHAQSPAPPPPPALDKEPPVPERPPESDPSSTLSLPFPLLEPFTSAPTGPFLPYLNPAPFGLSPPRLRPFLAAAPGPPASSTAIWKKSQGAAGSPRRPQGGSDAPSGYVAPSCIVWEHTRGRYSCMQCDFSTASRPAMTLHLQDHRPGAPTAPAPGSLHAKIQASKAEECSGMELEARGEAQAQLPPPQLHKNPTSFAPGVSQLSEGERPIFSQL